In Musa acuminata AAA Group cultivar baxijiao chromosome BXJ2-3, Cavendish_Baxijiao_AAA, whole genome shotgun sequence, the following proteins share a genomic window:
- the LOC135607615 gene encoding late embryogenesis abundant protein D-34-like, with translation MSQEQPRRPYQAQDAGIRYGDVFPVGGDLADRPVAPRDAAMMQTAESMVFGHTPKGGAAAVMESTIGEALEATAKTAGDKPVEPSDAAAIQAAESAATGVSTVLTNGVAAAAQAAVVTNTWADREDDETKLGDVLADAATRMPADKEATRQDAERVVGAEIRSSPNLEMRPGGVAATVAAAARLNEPNR, from the exons ATGAGCCAGGAACAACCAAGAAGGCCATACCAAGCACAGGACGCGGGCATAAGGTACGGTGATGTGTTCCCGGTGGGCGGAGACTTGGCCGACCGACCCGTCGCACCCAGGGACGCCGCCATGATGCAGACTGCCGAGTCCATGGTTTTCGGCCACACGCCGAAGGGCGGCGCGGCTGCCGTCATGGAGTCG ACGATCGGGGAGGCACTAGAGGCGACCGCAAAGACAGCCGGTGACAAGCCGGTGGAACCAAGTGATGCAGCTGCCATCCAAGCGGCGGAGTCGGCCGCCACAGGGGTGAGTACCGTGCTGACGAATGGTGTCGCCGCTGCGGCGCAGGCGGCGGTCGTCACCAACACCTGGGCCGACCGAGAAGATGACGAGACTAAGCTCGGGGATGTACTGGCG GATGCAGCGACGAGGATGCCGGCGGATAAGGAGGCGACCAGGCAGGACGCCGAGAGGGTGGTGGGAGCTGAGATACGGAGCAGCCCAAACCTGGAGATGCGTCCCGGCGGAGTGGCCGCGACAGTGGCGGCAGCAGCCCGGCTTAATGAGCCTAATCGCTGA